The proteins below are encoded in one region of Corynebacterium sphenisci DSM 44792:
- the ilvC gene encoding ketol-acid reductoisomerase: protein MAIEVFYDDDADLSIIQGRKVAILGYGSQGHAHAQNLRDSGVEVVIGLREGSKSAAKAEEAGFAVKSNAEAAAWADVIMLLVPDTTQAKVYAEDIAPNLDEGDALFFGHGLNIHFDLIQPAGNITVGMVAPKGPGHLVRRQFADGKGVPCLIAVDQDPKGEGRELALSYAAAIGGARAGVIPTTFEAETVTDLFGEQAVLCGGTEELVKTGFEVLVEAGYEPEMAYFECLHELKLIVDLMFEGGIGNMNYSVSDTAEFGGYLSGPRVIDADTKQRMREILSDIQDGTFTKRLIANVEGGNKELEELRASYNSHQIEETGAKLRDLMSWVKNPLDATA from the coding sequence ATGGCTATTGAAGTTTTCTACGACGACGACGCCGATCTGTCGATCATCCAGGGCCGCAAGGTCGCGATCCTGGGCTACGGCTCGCAGGGCCACGCGCATGCGCAGAACCTGCGCGACTCCGGCGTGGAGGTCGTCATCGGCCTGCGCGAGGGCTCCAAGTCCGCGGCCAAGGCCGAGGAGGCCGGTTTCGCGGTGAAGTCCAACGCCGAGGCCGCCGCCTGGGCCGACGTGATCATGCTGCTGGTGCCCGACACCACCCAGGCGAAGGTCTACGCCGAGGACATCGCGCCCAACCTCGACGAGGGCGACGCGCTGTTCTTCGGCCATGGCCTGAACATCCACTTCGACCTGATCCAGCCCGCCGGCAACATCACCGTGGGCATGGTCGCCCCGAAGGGCCCCGGCCACCTGGTGCGCCGCCAGTTCGCCGACGGCAAGGGCGTGCCCTGCCTCATCGCCGTGGACCAGGACCCCAAGGGCGAGGGCCGCGAGCTGGCCCTGTCCTACGCCGCCGCGATCGGCGGCGCCCGGGCCGGGGTCATCCCGACCACCTTCGAGGCGGAGACCGTCACCGACCTCTTCGGCGAGCAGGCCGTGCTCTGCGGCGGCACCGAGGAGCTGGTGAAGACCGGCTTCGAGGTCCTCGTCGAGGCCGGCTACGAGCCGGAGATGGCCTACTTCGAGTGCCTGCACGAGCTGAAGCTGATCGTGGACCTGATGTTCGAGGGCGGGATCGGCAACATGAACTACTCGGTGTCCGACACCGCCGAGTTCGGCGGCTACCTCTCCGGGCCCCGGGTCATCGACGCCGACACCAAGCAGCGGATGCGCGAGATCCTCTCCGACATCCAGGACGGCACCTTCACCAAGCGGCTCATCGCCAACGTGGAGGGCGGCAACAAGGAGCTGGAGGAGCTGCGCGCCTCCTACAACTCCCACCAGATCGAGGAGACCGGCGCCAAGCTGCGCGATCTGATGTCCTGGGTGAAGAACCCGCTGGACGCCACCGCCTAA
- the ilvN gene encoding acetolactate synthase small subunit, giving the protein MAELHTLSVLTLDEPGILVRIAGMFTRRGFSIQSITSGQTEVDGVNRITLVVETEDLPIEQITKQLNKLVPVIKVVRKPADKLVSRALLMVKVSADNDNRPQVVAAAELFRARVVDVCPESVVIEATGQPSKLRAMLEVLEPFGIRELVQSGVVAVARGPRPMLTDRG; this is encoded by the coding sequence ATGGCCGAACTGCACACCCTGTCCGTGCTGACCCTCGACGAGCCGGGCATCCTGGTCCGCATCGCCGGGATGTTCACCCGCCGGGGCTTCAGCATCCAGTCCATCACCTCCGGGCAGACCGAGGTCGACGGGGTCAACCGGATCACCCTCGTCGTGGAGACCGAGGATCTCCCCATCGAGCAGATCACCAAGCAGCTCAACAAGCTGGTGCCGGTGATCAAGGTGGTGCGCAAACCCGCCGACAAGCTGGTCTCCCGCGCCCTGCTCATGGTCAAGGTCAGCGCCGACAACGACAACCGGCCGCAGGTGGTCGCCGCCGCGGAGCTGTTCCGGGCCCGCGTCGTCGACGTCTGCCCCGAGTCGGTGGTCATCGAGGCCACCGGGCAGCCCTCCAAGCTGCGCGCCATGCTGGAGGTGCTGGAGCCCTTCGGCATCCGCGAGCTGGTCCAGTCCGGCGTCGTCGCGGTGGCCCGCGGGCCCCGGCCGATGCTCACCGACCGCGGCTGA
- the serA gene encoding phosphoglycerate dehydrogenase yields the protein MSQNARPVVLIADKLAQSTVDALGDSVEVRWVDGPNRPELLAAVGEADALLVRSATTVDAEVLEAAPKLKIVGRAGVGLDNVDIATATKRGVMVANAPTSNIHSACEHAISLLLATARQIPAADATLREGEWKRSSFKGVEVFGKTIGIVGFGHIGQLFAQRLAAFETEIIAYDPYANPARAAQLGVELVGLEELMGRADFVTIHLPKTKETAGMFDAGLLAKAKPGQIIVNAARGGLVDEAALAEAIREGRIRGAGFDVYAAEPCTDSPLFALPEVVATPHLGASTAEAQDRAGTDVARSVLLALAGEFVPDAVNVTGGAVGEEVSLWLELARELGLVAGGLLDGAPAKVEVVARGELSTEDVQILGLAAARGLFSIMVDEPVTFVNAPTIAEERGVEVSVTTSPESVSHRSVLEVSIISAEGAKATVVGALTGLQRVEKIVRINGRGLDMRSAGRNLFLSYPDQPGALGRIAGQLGGEGINIDAAALSQEGDGEHAILVLRVDREVPEALQEAIAEAVDAEKVLQLVLD from the coding sequence GTGAGCCAGAACGCTCGCCCGGTCGTCCTCATCGCCGACAAGCTCGCCCAGTCCACCGTCGACGCCCTCGGCGATTCCGTCGAGGTGCGCTGGGTCGACGGCCCCAACCGCCCGGAGCTGCTCGCCGCGGTCGGCGAGGCCGACGCCCTGCTCGTCCGCTCCGCCACCACCGTCGACGCGGAGGTCCTCGAGGCCGCGCCGAAGCTGAAGATCGTCGGCCGCGCCGGCGTGGGCCTGGACAACGTCGACATCGCCACCGCCACCAAGCGCGGGGTGATGGTCGCCAACGCGCCCACCTCCAACATCCACTCCGCCTGCGAGCACGCCATCTCGCTGCTGCTGGCCACCGCCCGGCAGATCCCCGCCGCCGACGCCACCCTGCGCGAGGGGGAGTGGAAGCGCTCCTCCTTCAAGGGCGTGGAGGTCTTCGGCAAGACCATCGGCATCGTCGGCTTCGGCCACATCGGGCAGCTCTTCGCGCAGCGGCTGGCCGCCTTCGAGACCGAGATCATCGCCTACGACCCCTACGCCAACCCGGCCCGGGCGGCGCAGCTGGGCGTGGAGCTGGTCGGGCTCGAGGAGCTGATGGGCCGCGCCGACTTCGTCACCATCCACCTGCCCAAGACCAAGGAGACCGCCGGCATGTTCGACGCCGGGCTGCTCGCCAAGGCCAAGCCCGGGCAGATCATCGTCAACGCCGCCCGCGGCGGCCTGGTCGACGAGGCCGCCCTGGCCGAGGCGATCCGGGAGGGCCGGATCCGCGGCGCCGGCTTCGACGTCTACGCCGCCGAGCCGTGCACCGACTCGCCGCTGTTCGCCCTGCCCGAGGTCGTCGCCACCCCGCACCTGGGCGCCTCCACCGCGGAGGCGCAGGACCGGGCCGGCACCGACGTGGCCCGCTCCGTGCTGCTCGCCCTGGCCGGGGAGTTCGTCCCCGACGCGGTCAACGTCACCGGCGGCGCGGTCGGCGAGGAGGTCTCCCTCTGGCTGGAGCTGGCCCGGGAGCTCGGCCTGGTCGCCGGCGGGCTGCTCGACGGGGCCCCGGCGAAGGTGGAGGTCGTCGCCCGCGGCGAGCTGTCCACCGAGGACGTGCAGATCCTGGGCCTGGCCGCCGCCCGCGGCCTGTTCTCGATCATGGTCGATGAGCCGGTGACCTTCGTCAACGCGCCGACCATCGCCGAGGAGCGCGGGGTGGAGGTCTCCGTGACCACCTCCCCGGAGTCGGTGAGCCACCGCAGCGTGCTGGAGGTGTCCATCATCTCCGCCGAGGGGGCCAAGGCCACCGTGGTGGGCGCGCTCACCGGGCTGCAGCGGGTGGAGAAGATCGTGCGCATCAACGGCCGCGGGCTGGACATGCGCTCCGCCGGGCGCAACCTCTTCCTGTCCTACCCGGACCAGCCGGGCGCGCTGGGCCGGATCGCCGGCCAGCTCGGCGGCGAGGGCATCAACATCGACGCCGCGGCGCTGAGCCAGGAGGGCGACGGGGAGCACGCGATCCTGGTGCTGCGGGTCGACCGGGAGGTGCCCGAGGCGCTCCAGGAGGCCATCGCCGAGGCCGTCGACGCGGAGAAGGTGCTGCAGCTGGTGCTCGACTAG
- a CDS encoding acetolactate synthase large subunit, whose amino-acid sequence MNAAPNTSPTPATVAGRTRRSTPERMSGAKAIVRSLEELGADVVFGIPGGAILPLYDPLYDSEKVRHVLVRHEQGAGHAATGYAQVSGKVGVCIATSGPGATNLVTPLADANMDSVPVVAITGQVGRPLLGSDAFQEADIRGVTLPVTKHNFMVTRAEDIPRTIAEAFHLAATGRPGAVLVDVPKDLQNTEIDFSWPPRIDLPGYRPVTTPYFRQIEEAARMIAAAERPVLYIGGGVLKAEACAELLAFAEHTGIPVVTTLMARGAFPDAHRLHMGMPGMHGKVSAVAAMQKSDLLITIGARFDDRVTGQLETFAPEAKVIHADIDPAEIGKIRHADVPIVGDAREVLAALLKTYRDLDLPAPRTADWYAELDGLRERFPLGWEEQSDGSLSPQFVLKTLSDIVGPEAIYAAGVGQHQMWAAQFIQYENPRTWLNSGGLGTMGYAIPAAMGAKAAAPDAEVWAIDGDGCFQMTNQELTTAAVEGFPIKVALINNGNLGMVRQWQTLFYGERYSNTKLRPADDSYVPDFVRLAEGLGCVAMRVTRAEDVAGAIERARGINDRPVVIDFIVGEDAQVWPMVAAGKSNDEIESARGLRPLFDDEMSAGEPPADINETIADRGEDAALDADHPTIQGR is encoded by the coding sequence GTGAACGCCGCCCCCAACACCAGCCCAACGCCCGCCACCGTGGCCGGGAGGACCCGGCGCAGCACCCCCGAGCGCATGTCCGGGGCCAAGGCCATCGTGCGCAGCCTCGAGGAGCTCGGCGCCGACGTCGTCTTCGGCATCCCCGGCGGCGCCATCCTGCCCCTCTACGACCCCCTCTACGACTCCGAGAAGGTCCGCCACGTGCTGGTCCGCCATGAGCAGGGCGCCGGCCACGCCGCCACCGGCTACGCCCAGGTCTCCGGCAAGGTCGGCGTGTGCATCGCCACCTCCGGGCCGGGGGCGACCAACCTGGTCACCCCGCTGGCGGACGCGAACATGGACTCCGTGCCGGTGGTCGCGATCACCGGCCAGGTGGGCCGGCCGCTGCTCGGCTCGGACGCCTTCCAGGAGGCCGACATCCGCGGGGTGACCCTGCCGGTGACCAAGCACAACTTCATGGTCACCCGCGCCGAGGACATCCCGCGCACCATCGCCGAGGCCTTCCACCTGGCCGCCACCGGCCGCCCCGGGGCGGTGCTGGTGGACGTGCCCAAGGATCTGCAGAACACCGAGATCGACTTCTCCTGGCCGCCCCGGATCGACCTGCCCGGGTACCGCCCGGTGACCACCCCCTACTTCCGCCAGATCGAGGAGGCGGCGCGCATGATCGCCGCCGCCGAGCGCCCGGTGCTCTACATCGGCGGCGGGGTGCTCAAGGCCGAGGCCTGCGCCGAGCTGCTCGCCTTCGCCGAGCACACCGGGATCCCGGTGGTGACCACCCTGATGGCCCGCGGCGCCTTCCCCGACGCGCACCGGCTGCACATGGGCATGCCCGGGATGCACGGCAAGGTCTCCGCGGTCGCCGCGATGCAGAAGTCCGATCTGCTGATCACCATCGGCGCCCGCTTCGACGACCGGGTCACCGGCCAGCTGGAGACCTTCGCCCCCGAGGCGAAGGTGATCCACGCCGATATCGACCCCGCCGAGATCGGCAAGATCCGGCACGCCGACGTGCCCATCGTCGGCGACGCCCGCGAGGTGCTCGCCGCGCTGCTGAAGACCTACCGGGACCTGGACCTGCCCGCCCCGCGGACGGCGGACTGGTACGCCGAGCTCGACGGGCTGCGGGAGCGCTTCCCGCTGGGCTGGGAGGAGCAGTCCGACGGCTCCCTGTCGCCCCAGTTCGTGCTGAAGACCCTCTCCGACATCGTCGGCCCGGAGGCGATCTACGCCGCCGGCGTGGGCCAGCACCAGATGTGGGCCGCCCAGTTCATCCAGTACGAGAACCCGCGCACCTGGCTGAACTCCGGGGGCCTGGGCACCATGGGCTACGCCATCCCGGCGGCGATGGGCGCCAAGGCCGCCGCCCCGGACGCCGAGGTGTGGGCCATCGACGGCGACGGCTGCTTCCAGATGACCAACCAGGAGCTCACCACCGCCGCGGTGGAGGGCTTCCCGATCAAGGTGGCCCTGATCAACAACGGCAACCTGGGCATGGTCCGGCAGTGGCAGACCCTGTTCTACGGGGAGCGCTACTCCAACACCAAGCTGCGCCCGGCCGACGACTCCTACGTCCCGGACTTCGTGCGGCTCGCCGAGGGCCTGGGCTGCGTGGCGATGCGGGTCACCCGCGCCGAGGACGTCGCCGGCGCCATCGAGCGGGCCCGCGGGATCAACGACCGCCCGGTGGTCATCGACTTCATCGTCGGCGAGGACGCCCAGGTGTGGCCGATGGTCGCCGCCGGCAAGTCCAATGACGAGATCGAGTCCGCCCGCGGGCTGCGCCCCCTCTTCGACGACGAGATGAGCGCCGGGGAGCCGCCGGCGGACATCAACGAGACCATCGCCGACCGCGGCGAGGACGCCGCCCTCGACGCCGATCACCCGACCATCCAGGGCCGCTGA
- a CDS encoding phosphosulfolactate synthase — MSNAIDFDVSFNFVPRAKRPAKPRTYGMTEIRAPYYDTFGTRHLQDVFDVAGQWVDGIKWAGGSFSLVPPEQVRRFSDIAHENDAYVSSGGWIETVLRYGDDAVDEYLKLAKEVGFDVIEISTGFIMLPTSGLERLVEKVVKAGLKAKPELGIQIGSGGDSSEAELAAETAKDVGDLVDRGKRALDAGASIIMIESEGITENVVEWNTGAAASIINGLGLENVMFEAADGPVFEWYVKNYGNECNLFVDHSQILQLEGLRQNVWGNKSTWGRVINPS; from the coding sequence ATGTCCAACGCCATCGACTTCGACGTCTCCTTCAACTTCGTCCCCCGCGCCAAGCGGCCGGCCAAGCCGCGCACCTACGGCATGACCGAGATCCGGGCGCCGTACTACGACACCTTCGGCACCCGGCACCTGCAGGACGTCTTCGACGTCGCCGGCCAGTGGGTCGACGGGATCAAGTGGGCCGGCGGCTCCTTCTCCCTGGTGCCCCCGGAGCAGGTCCGCAGGTTCAGCGACATCGCCCACGAGAACGACGCCTACGTCTCCTCCGGCGGCTGGATCGAGACCGTGCTGCGCTACGGCGACGACGCCGTCGACGAGTACCTCAAGCTGGCCAAGGAGGTCGGCTTCGACGTCATCGAGATCTCCACCGGCTTCATCATGCTGCCCACCTCCGGGCTGGAGCGGCTCGTGGAGAAGGTCGTCAAGGCCGGGCTGAAGGCCAAGCCCGAGCTGGGCATCCAGATCGGCTCCGGCGGCGACTCCTCCGAGGCGGAGCTCGCCGCGGAGACCGCCAAGGACGTCGGCGACCTCGTCGACCGGGGCAAGCGCGCCCTCGACGCCGGCGCCTCCATCATCATGATCGAGTCCGAGGGCATCACCGAGAACGTCGTCGAGTGGAACACCGGCGCCGCCGCCTCCATCATCAACGGCCTCGGCCTGGAGAACGTCATGTTCGAGGCCGCCGACGGCCCCGTGTTCGAGTGGTACGTGAAGAACTACGGCAACGAGTGCAACCTCTTCGTCGACCACTCCCAGATCCTCCAGCTGGAGGGCCTG
- a CDS encoding MmgE/PrpD family protein — MTDAHRTEVQQMADFVAAADLSQMSEEAVEQLKIRVLDTIGVGIGALDSDVLQAIRSLIEDLGGNGAATLIGGGKTAANLAAFHNSAASRYLDFMDAYLAKGETNHPTDNMGAVLAAAEVADASGRDFLTAFAVAYQVHTRLSDVAPVRARGFDHTTQGAFAAGASAAKALGLDADQIANAAAMTGTANVALRVTRTGNLSHWKGLAYPHVAKEGMFYALFAAKGMTGPEEVFEGNKGFKALAGDYELDWSAEDLESVTRSIIKKYNAEIHSQSALDAAAKIRAEEGFDASRIAEVRLTTFDVAYSIIGGGEEGDKRNIRTKEEADHSLPWMLAAMLLDGELTPRQYAPERIVAEDVQTLMGKVTITPDDGFSDRFPDEMPADLTVVLDDGTEFHAVESAYDGFHSQPLDWAGARAKFDSLAAPFADQALRDEIADTVHRLDEVARITELTELLAQVSVTRS; from the coding sequence ATGACAGACGCACACCGCACCGAAGTCCAGCAGATGGCCGATTTCGTCGCCGCCGCGGATCTCTCCCAGATGTCCGAGGAGGCCGTCGAGCAGCTGAAGATCCGGGTGCTCGACACCATCGGCGTCGGCATCGGCGCCCTGGACTCCGATGTGCTCCAGGCGATCCGCTCCCTCATCGAGGATCTCGGCGGCAACGGCGCCGCCACGCTCATCGGCGGCGGCAAGACCGCCGCGAACCTGGCCGCCTTCCACAACTCGGCGGCCAGCCGCTACCTCGACTTCATGGACGCCTACCTCGCCAAGGGGGAGACCAACCACCCGACCGACAACATGGGCGCGGTGCTCGCCGCCGCCGAGGTCGCCGACGCCTCCGGCCGGGACTTCCTCACCGCCTTCGCGGTCGCCTACCAGGTGCACACCCGGCTCTCCGACGTCGCCCCGGTGCGCGCCCGCGGCTTCGACCACACCACCCAGGGCGCCTTCGCCGCCGGCGCCTCCGCCGCCAAGGCGCTGGGCCTGGACGCCGACCAGATCGCCAACGCCGCGGCGATGACCGGCACCGCGAACGTGGCGCTGCGGGTCACCCGCACCGGCAACCTCTCGCACTGGAAGGGCCTGGCCTACCCGCACGTGGCCAAGGAGGGCATGTTCTACGCCCTCTTCGCCGCGAAGGGGATGACCGGCCCGGAGGAGGTCTTCGAGGGCAACAAGGGCTTCAAGGCCCTCGCCGGCGACTACGAGCTGGACTGGTCCGCCGAGGACCTGGAGTCGGTCACCCGCTCCATCATCAAGAAGTACAACGCCGAGATCCACTCCCAGTCCGCGCTCGACGCGGCGGCGAAGATCCGCGCCGAGGAGGGCTTCGACGCCTCCCGGATCGCCGAGGTCCGGCTCACCACCTTCGACGTCGCCTACTCCATCATCGGCGGCGGCGAGGAGGGCGACAAGCGCAATATCCGCACCAAGGAGGAGGCCGACCACTCCCTGCCCTGGATGCTCGCCGCGATGCTGCTGGACGGGGAGCTCACCCCGCGGCAGTACGCCCCGGAGCGGATCGTCGCCGAGGACGTGCAGACCCTCATGGGCAAGGTCACGATCACCCCCGACGACGGCTTCTCCGACCGGTTCCCGGACGAGATGCCCGCCGACCTCACCGTCGTCCTCGACGACGGCACCGAGTTCCACGCGGTGGAGTCCGCCTACGACGGCTTCCACTCCCAGCCGCTGGACTGGGCCGGCGCCCGGGCGAAGTTCGACTCCCTGGCCGCGCCCTTCGCCGACCAGGCGCTGCGCGACGAGATCGCCGACACGGTGCACCGCCTCGACGAGGTGGCCAGGATCACCGAGCTCACCGAGCTGCTCGCGCAGGTCTCCGTCACCCGCTCCTAG